The Persephonella hydrogeniphila genome has a window encoding:
- the rfbF gene encoding glucose-1-phosphate cytidylyltransferase, producing MKVVILAGGFGTRLSEETDIKPKPMVEIGGKPILWHIMKIYSAYGFNDFIICLGYKGYVIKEYFANYFLHMSDVTIDLKNNQMEIHNVKTEPWKVTLIDTGLNTMTGGRIKRIQPYIENETFMLTYGDGVGNINIRELLEFHKKHGKYATLTAVQPSGRFGALDLNDNEVKAFKEKPKGDGAWINGGFFVLEPKIFDYIEGDETVWERDPLENLAKDGQLMAYKHTGFWKPMDTLRDKRELETLWQSGNPPWKVWE from the coding sequence ATGAAAGTTGTAATCTTAGCTGGTGGCTTCGGGACAAGATTAAGCGAAGAAACAGATATTAAACCAAAACCTATGGTTGAAATAGGCGGAAAGCCAATTTTATGGCACATAATGAAAATTTACTCTGCTTATGGATTTAACGATTTCATAATATGTCTTGGATATAAAGGTTATGTTATAAAAGAATATTTTGCTAACTACTTTCTTCATATGTCAGATGTAACAATAGATTTAAAAAATAATCAAATGGAAATACACAATGTAAAAACAGAACCGTGGAAAGTCACTCTTATAGATACTGGGTTAAACACTATGACAGGTGGAAGAATTAAAAGAATTCAGCCATATATAGAGAATGAAACTTTTATGTTAACTTATGGGGATGGAGTTGGTAATATTAATATAAGAGAACTTTTAGAGTTTCATAAGAAACATGGTAAATATGCAACATTAACAGCAGTTCAGCCTTCAGGTAGATTTGGGGCTTTGGATCTAAATGATAATGAAGTTAAAGCTTTCAAAGAAAAGCCAAAAGGCGATGGTGCGTGGATAAATGGAGGTTTTTTTGTACTTGAACCTAAAATTTTTGATTATATAGAAGGGGATGAAACTGTCTGGGAAAGAGATCCTTTAGAGAATCTTGCGAAAGATGGACAGCTTATGGCATATAAACATACAGGTTTTTGGAAACCTATGGATACTTTAAGGGATAAAAGAGAATTAGAGACTTTATGGCAATCTGGCAATCCACCTTGGAAAGTATGGGAATGA
- the rfbC gene encoding dTDP-4-dehydrorhamnose 3,5-epimerase, with product MKIIEKSLNGIVIIKSNVFKDNRGVFIKTYHKEFFEKNNLDSEFRESFFSVSKKNVIRGMHFQTPPDEHAKLVYCAYGKILDVVVDIRKNSPTYGQFYSIELTQDNGKIIYIPKGFAHGFKSLTDNSVVIYLTTKEYSPKNDSGIRWDSFGFDWEIENPIISNRDKDFLPLSKFDSPFIYEDK from the coding sequence ATGAAAATAATTGAGAAAAGCTTAAATGGCATAGTAATAATAAAAAGCAATGTTTTTAAAGATAATAGGGGCGTTTTTATAAAAACATATCATAAAGAATTTTTTGAAAAAAATAATCTCGATTCGGAATTTCGAGAAAGTTTTTTTTCTGTATCTAAAAAAAATGTAATAAGAGGAATGCACTTTCAAACACCACCAGATGAACATGCTAAACTCGTATATTGCGCGTATGGAAAAATTTTAGATGTAGTTGTGGATATTAGAAAAAATTCACCTACCTATGGTCAATTTTATTCCATTGAATTAACTCAAGATAATGGGAAAATAATATACATACCTAAAGGATTTGCTCATGGATTTAAAAGTTTAACTGATAATTCTGTTGTAATATATTTAACTACTAAAGAATACTCACCAAAAAATGATTCTGGAATAAGATGGGATTCTTTTGGTTTTGATTGGGAAATAGAAAATCCTATTATATCAAACAGAGATAAAGACTTTTTACCGTTAAGTAAGTTTGATTCGCCATTTATTTATGAGGATAAATAA
- a CDS encoding glycosyltransferase, translating to MRNLPKVSIIIPTYNRANYLPQAIESALAQDYPNLEVIVSDNCSTDETPEVVKKYMSDKRFKYFRNKENIGMIRNWRKALYECATGDWAIILSDDDYFIDNSYVDKAISLILNNDNVVLVHANLTIFDETTNSKVYINKNSNKMLESIMDGKSIFLNYEKGKLIFYLCATLFNVNVIKSINAFSYEKVVGSDTLEFLRLSLRGNVGFIEENVVVYRIHKYSTMVNADLDTLFENTKYITVPYIEAKELNIFPEEVLEKWKVRMLRRYFNIILNKIFTTHNVDLLKHFYKKIKREYPEALPIFLYPKNVIKLFLFRSPKLYNNVLKLKNRIKGL from the coding sequence ATGAGAAATCTTCCTAAGGTAAGTATAATAATTCCAACTTATAATAGAGCTAATTATTTGCCACAGGCTATAGAGAGTGCTCTCGCTCAGGATTATCCAAATTTAGAGGTAATTGTTTCTGATAATTGTTCTACCGATGAAACACCAGAAGTAGTAAAAAAATACATGAGTGACAAACGTTTCAAATATTTCAGAAACAAAGAAAATATAGGAATGATAAGAAACTGGAGAAAGGCTTTATATGAGTGTGCAACTGGAGATTGGGCAATAATCCTTTCGGATGATGATTACTTTATTGATAATTCTTATGTTGATAAAGCTATTAGTTTGATATTGAATAACGATAATGTAGTGTTAGTTCATGCAAATTTAACTATATTTGATGAAACTACAAATTCAAAAGTTTACATAAATAAAAATTCAAACAAAATGCTTGAAAGTATAATGGATGGTAAGAGTATATTTCTTAATTACGAAAAAGGCAAATTAATATTCTATCTATGTGCTACTCTTTTTAATGTAAATGTCATAAAAAGTATTAATGCTTTTTCATATGAAAAAGTTGTAGGTAGTGATACATTGGAATTTTTGAGGTTATCTTTAAGAGGGAATGTTGGTTTTATAGAAGAAAATGTTGTCGTCTATAGGATTCATAAATATTCAACAATGGTTAACGCAGATTTAGATACATTATTTGAGAATACTAAGTATATCACTGTTCCATATATAGAGGCTAAAGAGTTAAATATTTTTCCAGAAGAAGTTTTAGAAAAATGGAAGGTTAGAATGTTACGTAGATATTTTAATATAATATTAAACAAAATATTTACGACACACAATGTAGATTTACTAAAACATTTTTATAAAAAAATAAAAAGAGAATATCCTGAAGCTTTACCTATATTTTTATATCCTAAAAATGTGATTAAACTGTTCCTTTTTAGGAGTCCTAAACTTTACAATAATGTTTTAAAACTAAAAAACCGTATAAAAGGCTTATAA
- a CDS encoding lipid II flippase MurJ encodes MFKLRYNLLALFQLSLGFIIYVFFIKLFGANNKTDAYFLAESMFSAFQLIQFMLVEQFMYFYHELKNKNRELAFDFYKFSVFLSLAVGFISVFLLYLLSDLIVNIFNFGLDEERKIFLKEIWNILIMGSLFTLINYVNIKVLNAENRFSIPYIIEAFPSLCVVLIFLYMFISSVHNIELVAYAKVIGLSLTALFSFYFVWKANIPIGIKLSHTKAKEFIKNSITMRFGHNIHNFLFIPITNNVLSTLPVGFASYYFYALKFARVVHSLVVGPQFRVFQSRISNEWYQNNKNKVLLLMKQYILLVTPFFLIVVLLIYIFLPVFFSLLGKTLSDNEVSIVGYLFLFSSLWYAVILIESIFVMISIVSKDSKIFIITNAIFIVIYFVLSWILKDVVGVYAIPLAAVIAQLVNFAFYTKYALRKLSIKLLQIFKGGGLYEKSS; translated from the coding sequence ATGTTTAAATTAAGATACAACCTATTAGCTTTATTCCAGTTGTCGCTGGGTTTTATTATATATGTTTTTTTTATAAAGCTTTTCGGAGCTAATAATAAAACTGATGCTTATTTTTTAGCAGAATCTATGTTCTCAGCTTTTCAACTTATTCAATTTATGTTGGTAGAACAATTCATGTATTTTTATCATGAATTAAAAAATAAAAATAGAGAATTGGCATTTGACTTTTATAAATTTTCCGTTTTTCTGTCATTGGCGGTAGGTTTCATTTCTGTTTTTTTGCTGTATCTATTAAGCGATTTGATAGTAAATATATTCAATTTCGGTCTGGATGAAGAAAGAAAAATTTTCTTAAAAGAAATTTGGAATATTTTGATTATGGGCAGTTTATTTACTTTAATAAACTATGTAAATATAAAAGTGTTAAACGCAGAAAACAGATTTTCTATTCCTTATATTATAGAAGCTTTCCCATCTTTGTGTGTTGTTTTAATTTTTTTATATATGTTTATATCCTCTGTACATAATATAGAACTTGTGGCGTACGCAAAAGTAATAGGATTGTCTTTAACGGCTCTGTTTAGTTTTTATTTTGTATGGAAAGCGAATATACCTATAGGAATAAAATTATCTCATACCAAAGCAAAAGAGTTTATAAAAAATAGTATTACAATGCGGTTCGGGCATAATATTCACAACTTTTTGTTTATTCCAATCACAAATAACGTATTGTCTACTTTACCTGTAGGTTTTGCATCTTACTATTTTTATGCTCTAAAATTTGCACGGGTTGTACATTCATTGGTAGTAGGACCTCAATTTAGAGTTTTCCAATCTAGAATATCAAATGAATGGTATCAAAATAATAAAAATAAAGTTTTGCTGCTCATGAAACAATATATATTGTTGGTAACACCTTTTTTTCTTATTGTAGTCCTACTAATTTATATTTTCTTACCTGTTTTCTTTTCTTTACTAGGAAAAACTTTATCAGATAATGAAGTTTCCATAGTAGGATATCTTTTTTTGTTTTCTTCTTTATGGTATGCAGTTATCTTGATAGAGTCTATTTTTGTTATGATAAGTATTGTTTCTAAGGATAGTAAAATTTTTATAATAACAAATGCAATATTCATTGTCATATATTTTGTATTATCATGGATATTAAAAGATGTTGTCGGAGTATATGCTATACCTTTAGCTGCAGTTATTGCTCAATTAGTTAATTTTGCATTTTACACTAAATATGCTTTAAGGAAGTTGAGTATAAAACTTTTACAAATTTTTAAGGGTGGAGGATTATATGAGAAATCTTCCTAA
- the asnB gene encoding asparagine synthase (glutamine-hydrolyzing) → MCGIAGFVDFNKKSDLEVLKNMTDVLYHRGPDDNGYSFYSLSSHNIGLGHRRLSILDLSKHGHQPMKFDNLEIVYNGEVYNFKEIRKELEIYGYKFISNTDTEVILKAFHKWGIEAVHKFIGMFAIAIYDKEKQQLILIRDRVGVKPLYYYYKDGLFLFASELKSFHKHPNFRKNININALALFFRFGYIIQPYSIFQNTWKLKSGHYGILDLKSGNFKEVKYWDVIDFYNKPKLKIDFQEAVEETERLLKSAFKYRMISDVPVGIFLSGGYDSSTVAAILQKNRSDRIKTFTIGFYEDKFNEAHHARKIAKYLGTEHTEYYCTQKEALDIIPKLAYIYDEPFGDPSSIPTILVSRITRKKVKVSLSADGGDEIFGGYKKYTQAMKFFDLLSKIPLKEKLLKILPNMNNKVFLSKKLSSKVYTLKKLLPSKDYIDMMNRLTYYFQPEEIPKFIDTSNNSEIDLSLTCNVDNIIDKMLATDFKTYLVDDILVKVDRATMNTSLEGREPFLDYRLIEFVAQLPSSYKINENDKKILLKSIAHKYIPKDMIDRPKMGFSVPLNEWFQKELSSLLNEYFDLEKLKKVTCINAEEVHKIYSQWLKFPEVNYNKIWILLIFLMWYEEWM, encoded by the coding sequence ATGTGTGGTATTGCTGGATTTGTAGATTTTAATAAAAAAAGTGATCTGGAAGTTTTAAAAAATATGACTGACGTTTTATATCACAGGGGACCAGACGATAATGGATATAGCTTTTATAGTTTAAGCAGTCATAATATAGGTCTTGGACATAGAAGGCTCTCTATTTTAGATTTATCTAAACACGGGCATCAACCTATGAAATTTGATAATTTAGAAATTGTTTACAACGGAGAAGTTTATAATTTTAAGGAAATTAGAAAAGAACTTGAAATTTATGGTTATAAATTTATTTCAAATACTGATACGGAGGTAATACTTAAGGCATTTCACAAGTGGGGAATAGAAGCTGTTCACAAATTTATAGGAATGTTCGCTATAGCTATTTATGATAAAGAAAAACAACAATTAATTTTAATAAGAGATAGGGTAGGAGTAAAACCTTTATACTACTATTACAAAGATGGATTATTTTTATTTGCAAGCGAACTTAAAAGTTTTCATAAACATCCTAATTTCAGGAAAAATATAAATATAAATGCCTTAGCTTTATTTTTTCGCTTTGGATACATTATTCAGCCTTATTCTATATTTCAGAATACGTGGAAATTAAAGTCAGGTCACTATGGAATATTGGATTTAAAAAGCGGTAATTTTAAGGAAGTTAAGTATTGGGATGTAATAGATTTCTACAACAAACCTAAACTTAAAATTGATTTTCAAGAAGCGGTAGAGGAAACTGAAAGGTTACTTAAATCTGCTTTTAAATACAGAATGATTTCAGATGTCCCTGTGGGGATTTTTCTAAGTGGAGGATACGACAGTAGTACTGTTGCAGCTATATTACAAAAAAACAGATCTGATAGAATCAAAACATTCACAATAGGATTTTATGAAGATAAATTTAATGAGGCACATCATGCAAGGAAAATAGCCAAGTATTTAGGGACAGAACATACTGAATATTATTGTACGCAAAAGGAAGCTCTAGACATTATACCTAAACTTGCTTACATCTATGATGAACCTTTTGGAGATCCTTCTTCAATACCTACAATTTTGGTAAGCAGAATTACAAGAAAAAAGGTTAAAGTGTCTTTAAGTGCAGACGGTGGAGATGAAATTTTTGGTGGGTATAAAAAATATACACAAGCAATGAAATTTTTTGATCTTTTATCAAAAATCCCCTTAAAAGAAAAATTACTAAAAATTTTGCCAAATATGAATAATAAAGTATTCCTATCAAAAAAATTATCTAGTAAAGTTTACACTTTAAAAAAATTACTACCCTCTAAAGATTATATTGATATGATGAACAGATTAACTTATTACTTTCAACCTGAAGAAATTCCAAAATTCATAGATACAAGTAATAACTCGGAAATAGATTTATCTCTAACTTGTAATGTTGATAATATAATAGATAAAATGTTAGCTACAGATTTTAAGACTTATCTTGTTGATGATATATTGGTAAAGGTAGATAGAGCTACAATGAATACTTCTTTGGAAGGCCGAGAACCGTTTTTAGATTATCGCTTAATAGAGTTTGTAGCTCAATTACCATCTTCATATAAAATAAATGAAAATGACAAAAAAATATTATTGAAGTCAATAGCTCATAAATATATACCTAAAGATATGATTGATAGACCCAAAATGGGTTTTAGTGTACCGTTAAATGAATGGTTTCAAAAAGAACTCAGTTCACTGCTTAATGAATATTTTGACTTAGAAAAACTAAAAAAAGTAACTTGTATAAATGCTGAAGAAGTACACAAAATATACAGTCAAT
- a CDS encoding IS982 family transposase, producing MLITKIYCQLDDFYKSFENYLKQNVLPKSSKGRKSKLTITEISTILVLFHLSGYSNLKRFYKEHALIHLKSYFPDLVSYNRFVELIPSSISFLYAFLKFTTKLNVSCRFAFVDSTKLPVCENSRIHSHKVFEGLAQRGKDTVGWFYGFKLHLIINEKGQILSFDLTAGNIDDRKSLRKMMKDIKGKVLKIFGDRGYISQSLSKEFLSNGIHLIAKLRKNMKGKLLSVFDYILSTKRALVESVNSILKEQLKIDHTRHRSPVNFIANLLSGLVAYHFKENKPKIDLSFNFKKDALLLV from the coding sequence ATGCTCATAACAAAAATATACTGCCAGTTAGATGACTTTTACAAGTCCTTTGAAAATTATCTAAAACAAAATGTATTACCTAAATCCTCAAAAGGCAGAAAATCTAAACTAACTATAACTGAAATATCCACTATATTGGTCTTATTCCATTTATCAGGTTACTCTAACCTTAAAAGATTCTACAAAGAACATGCATTGATCCATTTAAAAAGCTATTTTCCAGATTTAGTAAGCTATAACAGATTTGTTGAACTAATTCCTTCTTCTATTTCTTTTCTATATGCATTTTTGAAGTTCACTACAAAATTAAATGTAAGCTGTAGATTTGCTTTTGTTGATTCTACAAAGCTGCCAGTATGTGAAAACAGTAGAATACACTCTCATAAAGTGTTTGAGGGGTTAGCCCAAAGAGGAAAAGATACAGTAGGATGGTTTTATGGTTTCAAACTACATTTGATTATTAATGAAAAAGGTCAGATACTTTCGTTTGATTTAACAGCAGGGAATATAGATGACAGAAAATCATTGAGGAAAATGATGAAGGATATAAAAGGCAAAGTATTAAAGATATTTGGGGATAGAGGATATATATCTCAAAGTTTATCAAAGGAGTTTTTATCAAATGGGATCCATCTAATAGCAAAGCTGAGAAAGAATATGAAAGGAAAACTGTTATCTGTGTTTGATTATATTTTATCAACAAAGAGGGCATTAGTTGAATCTGTAAATAGTATTCTAAAAGAGCAGTTAAAGATAGACCATACAAGACATAGGTCACCTGTAAATTTTATAGCAAATTTACTTTCAGGATTGGTTGCTTATCATTTTAAAGAAAACAAACCTAAAATTGATTTGTCTTTTAACTTTAAAAAAGATGCTTTATTACTGGTTTAA
- the rfbG gene encoding CDP-glucose 4,6-dehydratase, with translation MKYLFNKIYKNKKVLVTGHTGFKGSWLTLWLKHLGAKVIGYSLEPPTNPNLFEILNLEKEIIHIVGDIRDEKKLKKVFQEYKPEIVIHMAAQPLVRYSYINPKETYETNVIGTLNVFEAVKETESVKVVINVTSDKCYENKEWVYGYRENDPMGGYDPYSSSKGCAELLTSAYRNSFFNPKDYGKTHNVALASVRAGNVIGGGDWAEDRLIPDCIRALSKKETIYIRNPYAIRPWQHVLEPLSGYLWLGALMWQDPVKYSEGWNFGPNDEDILTVEEIVKEVIKIWGNGEYKVNSENKFHEARLLKLDISKAHSYLKWKPVYNAKTALQETINWYKTYFSDPKKICDFTHNQLLKYVDEAKNKKLIWTK, from the coding sequence ATGAAATATCTTTTTAATAAAATATACAAAAATAAAAAAGTTTTGGTTACAGGACATACCGGTTTTAAGGGGTCATGGTTAACCTTGTGGCTTAAACACTTAGGGGCTAAAGTAATAGGATATTCTCTTGAACCACCTACTAATCCAAATTTATTTGAGATACTTAATCTTGAAAAAGAAATAATTCATATAGTTGGTGATATAAGAGATGAAAAAAAACTCAAAAAAGTATTTCAAGAATATAAACCAGAAATAGTAATACATATGGCAGCTCAACCCTTAGTTAGATATTCTTATATAAATCCTAAAGAGACTTATGAAACTAATGTTATTGGAACACTAAATGTTTTTGAAGCAGTAAAAGAAACAGAAAGTGTTAAAGTTGTAATAAATGTTACAAGTGATAAATGTTATGAAAATAAAGAATGGGTTTATGGCTACAGAGAAAATGATCCAATGGGAGGTTATGATCCTTATAGCTCAAGCAAAGGTTGTGCCGAACTGCTAACATCTGCATACAGGAATTCTTTCTTTAATCCAAAAGATTATGGGAAAACACATAATGTTGCTTTAGCATCTGTAAGAGCTGGAAATGTTATTGGTGGTGGAGATTGGGCAGAGGACAGACTAATTCCAGATTGTATCAGAGCATTATCAAAAAAAGAAACTATTTATATAAGAAACCCTTATGCTATAAGACCATGGCAGCATGTTCTAGAACCATTATCTGGATACTTATGGCTTGGGGCTTTAATGTGGCAAGATCCAGTAAAGTATAGCGAAGGTTGGAACTTTGGTCCTAATGATGAAGACATTTTGACTGTAGAAGAAATCGTAAAAGAAGTCATTAAGATATGGGGGAATGGAGAATACAAAGTAAATTCTGAGAACAAATTCCATGAGGCGAGATTGCTAAAATTAGACATAAGCAAAGCCCATTCATATCTAAAATGGAAACCTGTTTATAATGCAAAAACTGCATTACAAGAAACTATAAATTGGTATAAAACTTATTTTTCTGATCCTAAAAAAATTTGTGATTTTACACATAATCAACTTCTAAAATATGTAGATGAGGCTAAAAATAAAAAACTAATATGGACTAAGTAA
- a CDS encoding NAD-dependent epimerase/dehydratase family protein produces MGMIKNVLLTGGTGFIGSHLIEHLLKEKINIILLKRSMSDTWRIKHLLKDIKTYNIDNVLIEEIFKENKLEAIIHLATYYKKYHGISDIENMIYSNITFPTKLLDMCLKYKVKYFINTGTFFEYNIKSLPVNENEEKKPFNLYSATKISFEDIAKFYSDQVKIITLRIFSPYGEKDNEYKLIPTLIKKAILNEEIELSEGFQKLDFIYVKDIANAYVKVLQNIEKLNTLESFNIGSGFPYSIREIVSIVEEILEKTVKVKWGKPSKDIQICYADISKVKNYIGWEPKFSLKEGLERTISYYKEVINENN; encoded by the coding sequence ATGGGAATGATTAAAAATGTACTTCTAACTGGTGGAACGGGGTTTATAGGGAGTCATCTTATAGAACATTTATTAAAAGAAAAAATAAATATTATACTCTTAAAAAGAAGCATGTCTGATACATGGAGGATTAAACATCTATTAAAGGATATAAAGACATATAACATTGATAATGTACTAATTGAAGAAATTTTTAAAGAAAATAAGCTTGAAGCAATAATTCATTTGGCAACTTACTATAAAAAATATCATGGTATAAGTGACATTGAAAATATGATTTATTCTAATATAACATTTCCAACAAAATTATTAGATATGTGTTTAAAATATAAGGTTAAGTATTTTATAAATACAGGAACATTTTTTGAATATAATATTAAGAGTCTACCAGTTAATGAAAATGAAGAAAAAAAGCCATTTAATTTATATTCTGCTACAAAGATATCTTTCGAAGATATAGCAAAATTTTATAGTGATCAAGTAAAAATAATAACACTAAGAATATTTTCTCCTTACGGAGAAAAAGATAATGAATACAAATTAATTCCAACATTAATAAAAAAAGCTATCTTAAATGAAGAAATAGAACTTTCAGAAGGATTTCAAAAATTGGATTTTATTTATGTAAAAGATATCGCAAATGCTTATGTAAAGGTTTTACAAAATATAGAAAAGTTAAATACTTTAGAAAGTTTTAATATAGGTTCAGGATTTCCCTACAGTATTAGAGAAATTGTTTCTATAGTAGAAGAAATACTAGAAAAAACTGTAAAGGTAAAGTGGGGAAAACCTTCAAAAGATATACAAATATGTTATGCTGACATATCTAAAGTTAAAAATTATATAGGATGGGAGCCTAAATTTTCTCTAAAAGAAGGATTAGAAAGAACTATAAGTTACTATAAAGAGGTAATAAATGAAAATAATTGA
- a CDS encoding ATP-binding protein: MHYIWFSSYVSTYIEKDVMEVGEIRNIDKFLSLLNILASYSGNLLNKTKLSQSAGIDHKTLDHYLNLLQLVYQITIIRPFSKNIGKRFIKSPKVYFNDSGLLSYLLGITSTEDLKGSLYFRNIFETFIFNELLKHTKYSLYPTEIFFYGTTDKKEIDFIIQYKNRFVAIEVKTSSTISEKDFSAMKEIKDLIKYGIVLYNGDKVLPFGDKFFAVPVVNLF, encoded by the coding sequence ATGCATTATATCTGGTTCAGTTCATATGTAAGCACTTATATAGAAAAAGATGTAATGGAAGTGGGAGAAATTAGAAATATAGATAAATTTTTATCTTTACTAAATATTCTTGCAAGCTATAGTGGTAATCTATTAAACAAAACTAAGCTTTCTCAATCTGCAGGAATAGATCATAAAACTTTAGACCACTACTTAAATCTACTTCAACTTGTTTATCAAATAACAATAATTAGACCATTTAGCAAAAATATAGGAAAAAGATTTATAAAATCTCCTAAAGTGTATTTTAATGATTCAGGTCTCCTGTCATACTTACTTGGTATAACTTCTACAGAAGATTTAAAAGGAAGTCTATATTTTAGAAATATTTTTGAAACATTTATCTTTAACGAGCTTTTGAAACATACAAAATATAGCTTGTATCCTACAGAAATTTTCTTTTATGGAACTACAGATAAAAAAGAGATTGACTTTATCATCCAATATAAAAATCGATTTGTGGCTATTGAGGTAAAGACATCTTCCACTATATCTGAAAAGGATTTTTCAGCAATGAAAGAGATAAAGGATTTAATAAAGTATGGAATTGTTTTATACAATGGAGATAAGGTATTGCCTTTTGGAGATAAATTTTTCGCAGTTCCCGTGGTAAACTTGTTTTAG
- a CDS encoding DUF2281 domain-containing protein — translation MKNKELKLDVLPEEGKKELFDFYEFLLQKYGISISKENKKNIGRFAGIIKLSKEPLNYQKEIRKEWE, via the coding sequence ATGAAAAATAAAGAATTAAAACTTGACGTTTTACCAGAAGAAGGAAAAAAGGAACTTTTTGACTTTTATGAATTTTTATTACAAAAATATGGAATATCAATATCTAAAGAAAATAAAAAAAATATAGGAAGATTTGCTGGAATTATAAAATTATCTAAAGAACCGTTAAATTACCAGAAAGAAATTCGTAAAGAGTGGGAATAG
- the rfbH gene encoding lipopolysaccharide biosynthesis protein RfbH, whose amino-acid sequence MENYLSLLKQEEINKLTSIKNKDELDKILRENIKQLSRIYFELCKKDNLRNYIPPSGKVLDENELFYMIDASLDMWLTTGRFNDEFERKLAEFIGVKYALTTNSGSSANLLAISALTSYKLGEKRLKEGDEVITVAAGFPTTVAPIIQNRLVPVFVDVEIGTYNIDTKQIEEAITDKTKAIFVAHTLGNPFNIERILEIAEKYNLWVIEDNCDALGSKYNGKYTGSFGHISTMSFYPAHHITTGEGGAVITNDYELYKIIMSFRDWGRDCWCPPGKDDTCGRRFNWKLGNLPKGYDHKYIYSHLGYNLKITDWQAALGLAQLEKLPQFIEKRKENFELLYEGLKEFEKYLILPKATENSEPAWFGFPITVKEEAPFSKFELVRYLENNRMGTRQLFAGNMLRHPAFIENDIRLRILNSDIINSKELCEEHYKLLPNTDIVMNGTFWIGVWPGLDETDIKKIKNIFTEFFKNV is encoded by the coding sequence ATGGAAAACTACTTAAGTCTTTTAAAACAGGAAGAAATTAACAAATTAACTTCTATAAAGAATAAAGATGAGTTAGACAAAATACTCAGAGAAAACATCAAGCAATTATCTAGAATATATTTTGAACTGTGCAAGAAAGATAACCTCAGAAACTATATCCCACCGTCTGGAAAAGTTTTAGACGAAAATGAGCTTTTTTATATGATAGATGCATCACTGGATATGTGGCTTACAACAGGCAGATTCAATGATGAATTTGAAAGGAAACTTGCAGAATTTATAGGAGTAAAATATGCTTTAACTACAAATTCTGGTTCTTCTGCAAATCTACTGGCAATATCTGCACTAACTTCCTATAAACTTGGAGAAAAACGACTTAAAGAAGGGGATGAGGTTATAACTGTTGCAGCGGGTTTTCCTACAACAGTAGCACCTATTATTCAAAACAGACTTGTTCCAGTGTTTGTAGATGTAGAAATAGGAACTTATAATATAGATACAAAACAAATAGAAGAAGCAATAACTGATAAAACTAAAGCTATATTTGTAGCTCATACCCTTGGAAATCCATTTAATATAGAAAGAATATTAGAAATAGCTGAAAAATATAACTTATGGGTAATAGAAGATAATTGTGATGCATTAGGTTCAAAATACAATGGAAAATATACAGGCTCTTTTGGACATATTTCTACAATGAGTTTTTATCCAGCCCATCATATTACAACAGGAGAAGGTGGAGCAGTTATAACAAATGATTATGAACTTTATAAAATCATAATGTCATTCAGAGATTGGGGAAGAGATTGTTGGTGTCCTCCAGGAAAAGATGATACATGTGGAAGAAGATTTAACTGGAAGTTAGGAAATCTCCCAAAGGGATACGACCATAAATATATATATTCACATCTTGGATATAATCTTAAAATTACAGATTGGCAAGCTGCCCTTGGTTTAGCACAGCTTGAAAAGCTACCACAATTTATAGAAAAAAGAAAAGAAAATTTTGAACTTCTATACGAAGGATTAAAAGAATTTGAAAAATATTTAATACTTCCTAAAGCAACAGAAAATAGCGAACCTGCATGGTTTGGTTTTCCAATCACAGTGAAAGAGGAGGCACCTTTTAGCAAGTTTGAGCTTGTTCGATATTTAGAAAACAATAGAATGGGAACAAGACAATTATTTGCAGGAAATATGTTAAGACATCCTGCTTTTATAGAAAATGATATAAGATTAAGAATTTTAAATTCGGATATAATTAATTCAAAGGAACTCTGTGAAGAGCATTATAAACTATTACCTAATACTGATATAGTAATGAATGGAACTTTTTGGATCGGTGTATGGCCAGGATTGGATGAAACAGATATAAAAAAAATAAAGAATATATTCACTGAATTTTTCAAAAATGTTTAA